In one window of Oncorhynchus gorbuscha isolate QuinsamMale2020 ecotype Even-year linkage group LG23, OgorEven_v1.0, whole genome shotgun sequence DNA:
- the LOC124011008 gene encoding syntaxin-3-like isoform X2, translating into MFLFSVIACVSLGEMFVSCVAVSEWGVEDKTCDNDDEEVEIAIDNAAFMDDFFSQIDDIRISIDKIDENVSEVKKLYSVILSAPTSDQKTQDDLEAVTNNIKKMANNARNKLKTIERDLASEEEERISADMRIRKSQHAVLSRKFVEVMTKYNEAQVDFRERSKGRIRRQLEITGKATTDEELEEMLEGGNSAVFTSGIMDSGISKQALSEIEARHKDIVRLESSIKELHDMFVDIAMLVESQGDIVNNIEVQVSKAVDHIVVAKTETKKAIQYQSKARKKTIIIAVVCTVLAVLILAIILSQTVG; encoded by the exons ATGTTCTTGTTCAGTGTCATTGCCTGCGTCTCTCTTGGGGAGATGTTCGTGTCTTGTGTGGCAGTCAGCGAGTGGGGGGTTGAGGACAAG ACATGTGACAATGACGATGAGGAAGTGGAAATTGCTATTGACAATGCAGCTTTTATGGATGACTTTTTCTCTCAG ATTGACGACATCAGGATCAGCATTGATAAGATTGATGAGAATGTGTCTGAAGTCAAGAAGCTCTACTCGGTCATCCTGTCTGCCCCCACATCAGACCAGA AAACACAGGATGACTTGGAGGCTGTCACCAACAACATCAAGAAGATGGCTAACAACGCCCGGAACAAACTCAAAA CCATCGAGAGGGATCTGgcgtctgaggaagaggagaggatttCAGCCGACATGCGGATAcgcaaatcacag cATGCAGTGCTATCCAGGAAGTTTGTGGAAGTGATGACCAAGTACAATGAGGCCCAGGTGGACTtcagggagaggagtaaaggacgCATCCGGAGACAGCTAGAGATCA CTGGAAAAGCCACAACAGATGAGGAGCTGGAAGAGATGTTAGAGGGGGGAAACTCTGCTGTCTTCACTTCAGGG ATCATGGACTCTGGGATCTCGAAGCAAGCTCTCAGTGAGATCGAGGCGCGACACAAAGACATTGTGCGTCTGGAAAGCAGCATCAAAGAGCTGCATGACATGTTCGTAGACATCGCCATGCTGGTGGAGAGCCAG ggtgacATAGTGAACAATATAGAGGTGCAAGTGTCTAAAGCTGTGGACCACATAGTAGTGGCTAAGACTGAGACCAAGAAAGCCATCCAGTACCAGAGCAAAGCACGCAAG AAGACAATCATTATAGCAGTGGTCTGTACTGTGCTTGCTGTCCTCATCCTCGCCATCATCCTGTCACAGACTGTAGGGTAA
- the LOC124011008 gene encoding syntaxin-3-like isoform X3 yields the protein MKDRLEQLKATCDNDDEEVEIAIDNAAFMDDFFSQIDDIRISIDKIDENVSEVKKLYSVILSAPTSDQKTQDDLEAVTNNIKKMANNARNKLKTIERDLASEEEERISADMRIRKSQHAVLSRKFVEVMTKYNEAQVDFRERSKGRIRRQLEITGKATTDEELEEMLEGGNSAVFTSGIMDSGISKQALSEIEARHKDIVRLESSIKELHDMFVDIAMLVESQGDIVNNIEVQVSKAVDHIVVAKTETKKAIQYQSKARKKRVIILVILIIVLAIVALIIGLSVGLSKKN from the exons ATGAAGGACCGATTGGAACAACTTAAAGCA ACATGTGACAATGACGATGAGGAAGTGGAAATTGCTATTGACAATGCAGCTTTTATGGATGACTTTTTCTCTCAG ATTGACGACATCAGGATCAGCATTGATAAGATTGATGAGAATGTGTCTGAAGTCAAGAAGCTCTACTCGGTCATCCTGTCTGCCCCCACATCAGACCAGA AAACACAGGATGACTTGGAGGCTGTCACCAACAACATCAAGAAGATGGCTAACAACGCCCGGAACAAACTCAAAA CCATCGAGAGGGATCTGgcgtctgaggaagaggagaggatttCAGCCGACATGCGGATAcgcaaatcacag cATGCAGTGCTATCCAGGAAGTTTGTGGAAGTGATGACCAAGTACAATGAGGCCCAGGTGGACTtcagggagaggagtaaaggacgCATCCGGAGACAGCTAGAGATCA CTGGAAAAGCCACAACAGATGAGGAGCTGGAAGAGATGTTAGAGGGGGGAAACTCTGCTGTCTTCACTTCAGGG ATCATGGACTCTGGGATCTCGAAGCAAGCTCTCAGTGAGATCGAGGCGCGACACAAAGACATTGTGCGTCTGGAAAGCAGCATCAAAGAGCTGCATGACATGTTCGTAGACATCGCCATGCTGGTGGAGAGCCAG ggtgacATAGTGAACAATATAGAGGTGCAAGTGTCTAAAGCTGTGGACCACATAGTAGTGGCTAAGACTGAGACCAAGAAAGCCATCCAGTACCAGAGCAAAGCACGCAAG AAAAGGGTGATCATATTGGTGATTCTGATTATCGTGCTCGCCATAGTGGCTCTGATTATTGGGTTGTCGGTGGGATTGAGTAAGAAGAATTGA
- the LOC124011008 gene encoding syntaxin-3-like isoform X1, translating into MFLFSVIACVSLGEMFVSCVAVSEWGVEDKTCDNDDEEVEIAIDNAAFMDDFFSQIDDIRISIDKIDENVSEVKKLYSVILSAPTSDQKTQDDLEAVTNNIKKMANNARNKLKTIERDLASEEEERISADMRIRKSQHAVLSRKFVEVMTKYNEAQVDFRERSKGRIRRQLEITGKATTDEELEEMLEGGNSAVFTSGIMDSGISKQALSEIEARHKDIVRLESSIKELHDMFVDIAMLVESQGDIVNNIEVQVSKAVDHIVVAKTETKKAIQYQSKARKKRVIILVILIIVLAIVALIIGLSVGLSKKN; encoded by the exons ATGTTCTTGTTCAGTGTCATTGCCTGCGTCTCTCTTGGGGAGATGTTCGTGTCTTGTGTGGCAGTCAGCGAGTGGGGGGTTGAGGACAAG ACATGTGACAATGACGATGAGGAAGTGGAAATTGCTATTGACAATGCAGCTTTTATGGATGACTTTTTCTCTCAG ATTGACGACATCAGGATCAGCATTGATAAGATTGATGAGAATGTGTCTGAAGTCAAGAAGCTCTACTCGGTCATCCTGTCTGCCCCCACATCAGACCAGA AAACACAGGATGACTTGGAGGCTGTCACCAACAACATCAAGAAGATGGCTAACAACGCCCGGAACAAACTCAAAA CCATCGAGAGGGATCTGgcgtctgaggaagaggagaggatttCAGCCGACATGCGGATAcgcaaatcacag cATGCAGTGCTATCCAGGAAGTTTGTGGAAGTGATGACCAAGTACAATGAGGCCCAGGTGGACTtcagggagaggagtaaaggacgCATCCGGAGACAGCTAGAGATCA CTGGAAAAGCCACAACAGATGAGGAGCTGGAAGAGATGTTAGAGGGGGGAAACTCTGCTGTCTTCACTTCAGGG ATCATGGACTCTGGGATCTCGAAGCAAGCTCTCAGTGAGATCGAGGCGCGACACAAAGACATTGTGCGTCTGGAAAGCAGCATCAAAGAGCTGCATGACATGTTCGTAGACATCGCCATGCTGGTGGAGAGCCAG ggtgacATAGTGAACAATATAGAGGTGCAAGTGTCTAAAGCTGTGGACCACATAGTAGTGGCTAAGACTGAGACCAAGAAAGCCATCCAGTACCAGAGCAAAGCACGCAAG AAAAGGGTGATCATATTGGTGATTCTGATTATCGTGCTCGCCATAGTGGCTCTGATTATTGGGTTGTCGGTGGGATTGAGTAAGAAGAATTGA
- the LOC124010991 gene encoding GTP-binding nuclear protein Ran isoform X1 yields the protein MSGNGLRSSLNLPRTQPFTLFRFVSTPGEHKKPTTHSTMAEGEPQVQFKLVLVGDGGTGKTTFVKRHLTGEFEKKYVATLGVEVHPLVFHTNRGAIKYNVWDTAGQEKFGGLRDGYYIQAQCAIIMFDVTSRVTYKNVPNWHRDLVRVCENIPIVLCGNKVDIKDRKVKAKSIVFHRKKNLQYYDISAKSNYNFEKPFLWLARKLIGDPNLEFVAMPALAPPEILMDPSLAAQYEHDLKVASETALPDEDDDL from the exons CCCGCGGACGCAGCCATTTACTCTTTTCCGCTTCGTTTCAACGCCGG GAGAACATAAAAAACCCACGACACATTCCACAATGGCAGAGGGAGAACCGCAGGTCCAGTTCAAG CTTGTGTTGGTTGGCGATGGAGGAACGGGAAAGACCACTTTCGTCAAAAGACATTTGACGGGAGAGTTTGAGAAGAAATATGTTG CCACGCTGGGAGTGGAGGTGCACCCGCTGGTATTCCACACCAACAGAGGGGCCATCAAATATAATGTGTGGGACACAGCCGGGCAGGAGAAGTTTGGAGGGCTCCGAGATGGCTACTACATCCAAG CCCAGTGCGCAATCATCATGTTTGACGTCACGTCCCGAGTCACCTACAAGAACGTACCCAACTGGCATCGTGATCTGGTGCGAGTCTGTGAGAACATTCCCATAGTCCTCTGCGGCAACAAGGTAGACATCAAAGACAGGAAAGTCAAAGCCAAGAGCATCGTATTCCATCGCAAGAAGAACCTCCAG tACTACGACATCTCTGCCAAGAGTAATTACAACTTTGAGAAGCCCTTCCTGTGGCTAGCACGGAAGCTGATTGGAGACCCCAACCTGGAGTTCGTGGCCATGCCCGCTCTCGCTCCACCAGAGATCCTCATGGACCCCTCCCTCGCAGCGCAGTACGAGCATGACCTCAAA gTTGCATCAGAAACAGCGCTCCCAGATGAAGATGATGACCTTTAA
- the LOC124010991 gene encoding GTP-binding nuclear protein Ran isoform X2, whose protein sequence is MAEGEPQVQFKLVLVGDGGTGKTTFVKRHLTGEFEKKYVATLGVEVHPLVFHTNRGAIKYNVWDTAGQEKFGGLRDGYYIQAQCAIIMFDVTSRVTYKNVPNWHRDLVRVCENIPIVLCGNKVDIKDRKVKAKSIVFHRKKNLQYYDISAKSNYNFEKPFLWLARKLIGDPNLEFVAMPALAPPEILMDPSLAAQYEHDLKVASETALPDEDDDL, encoded by the exons ATGGCAGAGGGAGAACCGCAGGTCCAGTTCAAG CTTGTGTTGGTTGGCGATGGAGGAACGGGAAAGACCACTTTCGTCAAAAGACATTTGACGGGAGAGTTTGAGAAGAAATATGTTG CCACGCTGGGAGTGGAGGTGCACCCGCTGGTATTCCACACCAACAGAGGGGCCATCAAATATAATGTGTGGGACACAGCCGGGCAGGAGAAGTTTGGAGGGCTCCGAGATGGCTACTACATCCAAG CCCAGTGCGCAATCATCATGTTTGACGTCACGTCCCGAGTCACCTACAAGAACGTACCCAACTGGCATCGTGATCTGGTGCGAGTCTGTGAGAACATTCCCATAGTCCTCTGCGGCAACAAGGTAGACATCAAAGACAGGAAAGTCAAAGCCAAGAGCATCGTATTCCATCGCAAGAAGAACCTCCAG tACTACGACATCTCTGCCAAGAGTAATTACAACTTTGAGAAGCCCTTCCTGTGGCTAGCACGGAAGCTGATTGGAGACCCCAACCTGGAGTTCGTGGCCATGCCCGCTCTCGCTCCACCAGAGATCCTCATGGACCCCTCCCTCGCAGCGCAGTACGAGCATGACCTCAAA gTTGCATCAGAAACAGCGCTCCCAGATGAAGATGATGACCTTTAA